TGGACGTCGTCATTGTCGGTGCGGGAGCGGCGGGCGTCGGAGTCGCCGTTGCGCTGAAGGATGCCGGGATCGAAGACTTCGTGCTGCTCGATCGCCACGGGGTGGGGGCTTCGTTCGACCGCTGGCCCGCCGAGAC
The sequence above is drawn from the Planctomycetota bacterium genome and encodes:
- a CDS encoding NAD(P)-binding domain-containing protein; protein product: MDVVIVGAGAAGVGVAVALKDAGIEDFVLLDRHGVGASFDRWPAETRFITPSFPTNSIGMLDLNAIAIGASPAHGLKVEHP